One genomic window of Thalassolituus hydrocarboniclasticus includes the following:
- a CDS encoding hemopexin repeat-containing protein: MFNRGNQRLSRLLTAVICISTGSAALAASKPPVVTDPQLPPASGSAPRVLLLGIDGVQLEELQQISTPNFNRLQVRKAYTGGVDGEASQQKTSSGPGWSTILTGVWANKHQITANDSDLANPEFPSLFKRLRDARPQAKIASVMNWGTPNTTYFRNEVSGNDITLNGLSDSAVTSKGIELIAQDFDLVFLHLDEPDHAGHSSCFGPAYDTALRGVDAQLGQLLDAVEQSSSDWLVLVTTDHGREPVLGCNHGSQTRQEKTIFIASNKTLNSEFSQYTSDISNGDFSAIYGNPAQTSIAPTVLRYLGVEPQISWQLDGLPLVAAEGVRKLLPGGGSNDFSWYADSSAEVEIFRNGTALTQVDALQRGFADNADVRGIVDYTLVQNNTPVSLRLNKVDIDAAVDWSLSRAYFFRDDSRYVRYNKTADQSDSGYPADTNNSSWPGLGDYAGLITAAFSKDSSRSYYFLSDGRYIRYNNSSDQADAGYPKNIDDNSWPGLGAHATQITAALRWTGDKVYFFLKNGTYLRYDLGDDRVDSGYPKNIDDNNWPGLGAYAQDITAAVKWSDSRAYFFLSNQRYIRYSISSDSADSGYPAKVNGGTWPGLMNP; this comes from the coding sequence ATGTTTAACCGAGGCAATCAAAGACTCAGCCGGCTGCTTACCGCCGTAATCTGCATCAGCACCGGCAGCGCCGCCCTGGCCGCCAGCAAACCACCCGTCGTCACTGATCCGCAACTGCCACCGGCAAGCGGCAGCGCGCCACGGGTACTGCTGCTGGGTATCGACGGCGTACAACTGGAAGAACTGCAGCAGATCAGCACGCCCAACTTCAACCGCCTGCAGGTGCGTAAAGCCTATACCGGCGGTGTTGATGGCGAAGCCAGCCAGCAGAAAACCTCCAGCGGGCCGGGCTGGTCGACCATTCTGACCGGCGTATGGGCGAACAAACATCAGATCACCGCCAACGATTCTGATCTGGCAAACCCGGAGTTTCCTTCACTGTTTAAACGTCTGCGCGATGCCCGCCCGCAAGCGAAGATCGCCAGTGTCATGAACTGGGGCACGCCCAATACCACCTATTTCCGCAATGAAGTCAGCGGCAACGACATCACCCTGAATGGCCTGAGCGACAGCGCCGTTACCAGTAAAGGCATCGAATTAATTGCGCAGGATTTCGATCTGGTTTTCCTGCATCTGGACGAGCCGGATCACGCAGGCCACAGCAGCTGTTTTGGCCCGGCTTACGATACCGCGTTGCGCGGTGTGGATGCGCAACTCGGTCAGCTTTTGGATGCTGTTGAGCAAAGCAGCAGCGATTGGCTGGTACTGGTTACCACCGACCACGGTCGTGAACCGGTACTGGGTTGCAACCACGGCAGCCAGACCCGTCAGGAAAAAACCATTTTTATTGCCAGCAATAAAACCCTGAACAGCGAATTCAGCCAGTACACCAGCGATATCAGCAACGGCGATTTTTCCGCTATTTATGGTAATCCGGCACAAACCAGTATTGCCCCGACGGTACTGCGCTATTTAGGTGTGGAGCCACAAATCAGCTGGCAACTGGATGGCCTGCCATTAGTCGCTGCCGAAGGTGTGCGTAAACTATTACCCGGCGGTGGCAGTAACGATTTCAGTTGGTATGCCGACAGCAGCGCTGAAGTGGAAATTTTCCGTAACGGCACAGCGCTGACCCAGGTTGATGCCCTGCAGCGTGGCTTTGCCGATAACGCCGATGTGCGCGGCATCGTCGATTACACACTGGTGCAGAACAACACCCCGGTGTCACTGCGTCTGAATAAAGTGGATATTGATGCTGCCGTCGACTGGAGCCTGAGCCGCGCCTATTTTTTCCGCGATGACAGCCGCTATGTGCGCTATAACAAAACCGCCGACCAGTCTGACAGTGGCTACCCGGCCGATACCAATAACAGCAGCTGGCCGGGTCTGGGTGATTATGCCGGTTTAATTACCGCCGCCTTCAGCAAAGACAGCAGCCGCAGTTATTATTTTTTATCCGATGGCCGTTATATCCGTTACAACAACAGCAGCGATCAGGCCGATGCCGGTTATCCGAAAAATATCGATGACAACAGCTGGCCGGGACTGGGCGCGCACGCCACGCAAATTACCGCAGCGCTGCGCTGGACTGGCGATAAGGTGTATTTTTTCCTGAAAAACGGTACCTATCTGCGTTACGACTTAGGCGATGACCGGGTAGACAGCGGTTATCCGAAAAATATCGATGACAACAACTGGCCGGGACTGGGTGCTTATGCGCAGGATATTACCGCCGCGGTAAAATGGAGCGACAGCCGTGCGTATTTCTTCCTCAGCAACCAGCGTTATATCCGTTACTCCATCAGCAGCGACAGCGCCGACAGTGGCTATCCGGCGAAGGTTAATGGCGGCACCTGGCCGGGGCTGATGAATCCGTAA
- a CDS encoding S1/P1 nuclease, whose protein sequence is MLVKSVFPILLRLPLVLLLLGPALASNHAHAFEFSGHAQVCEMAYQLVTPETRHWIDQQVKAGGEKSFAHACSWADEVRDERKFRHTKPWHYINVPRTATSVRADDCGDKGCVVQAITDMRQRLSKSKDDWQALFFLAHFMADVHQPMHVSFADDRGGNKAAVRFKGDKTNLHQLWDGDLLGKFSYKKQSALALKQISAQQLSDWSAGQPLAFANESFTITREIYRHYQQAAQKPVVIDDAYIRQFRPQLQQRLQQAAVRLAEALNGVTLSGQKSALSTKPPMDN, encoded by the coding sequence GTGTTGGTTAAATCTGTCTTTCCTATTCTTTTGCGGCTGCCGCTGGTTCTGCTCTTACTGGGGCCGGCTTTAGCCAGCAATCATGCACACGCTTTTGAATTTTCCGGCCATGCACAGGTATGCGAAATGGCGTATCAGCTGGTCACGCCTGAAACCCGCCACTGGATTGACCAACAGGTAAAAGCCGGGGGGGAGAAGAGCTTCGCCCATGCCTGTTCATGGGCCGATGAAGTGCGCGACGAGCGCAAATTCCGCCATACCAAACCCTGGCATTATATTAATGTGCCGCGTACGGCGACGTCAGTCCGCGCCGATGATTGTGGTGATAAGGGCTGTGTGGTGCAGGCCATTACCGATATGCGGCAACGCCTGAGTAAAAGTAAAGACGACTGGCAGGCGCTGTTTTTTCTCGCGCATTTTATGGCGGATGTGCATCAGCCAATGCATGTCAGCTTTGCCGATGACCGTGGTGGCAATAAAGCCGCTGTGCGTTTCAAGGGCGATAAAACCAACCTGCATCAGTTGTGGGATGGTGATCTGCTCGGAAAATTCTCTTATAAAAAACAAAGCGCGCTGGCATTAAAGCAAATTTCCGCACAGCAGCTCAGCGACTGGTCAGCTGGCCAGCCACTCGCCTTTGCCAATGAGTCGTTCACCATCACACGCGAAATTTATCGCCATTATCAGCAGGCAGCGCAAAAGCCGGTGGTAATTGATGATGCCTATATCCGCCAGTTCCGTCCGCAGTTACAGCAGCGGTTGCAGCAGGCGGCGGTACGTCTGGCAGAAGCCCTGAACGGGGTTACCCTTTCCGGCCAGAAGAGTGCACTCTCCACAAAACCGCCAATGGATAATTGA
- a CDS encoding TetR/AcrR family transcriptional regulator, protein MMLQPGLTTAQRRIYNAALQLFAEKGATQVTVRELADIAGVARGTVYNHVDSIQGLFEEVAVTLATDMNQRIVSSFRQQNDPAAKLATAIRLYVRRAHEEPAWGNFISRFGFSSAALRRLGAGAPVQVLMDGIQCGQYRIRVDQLSAVVTMIASSVLGAIYLVREGLRTWRDAGSDCAELVLRALGLSEEQARALATAELLPLPEPRLG, encoded by the coding sequence ATGATGTTGCAACCGGGTTTAACCACCGCCCAGCGCCGTATCTACAACGCTGCACTGCAGTTGTTTGCCGAAAAGGGCGCAACTCAGGTTACGGTACGCGAGCTGGCGGATATTGCCGGCGTTGCCCGTGGCACGGTTTACAATCACGTTGATTCTATTCAGGGGCTGTTCGAAGAAGTGGCGGTGACTCTGGCAACAGATATGAACCAGCGTATTGTCAGCAGCTTCCGCCAGCAGAATGATCCTGCGGCCAAGCTGGCGACCGCGATCCGTCTGTATGTGCGCCGCGCCCACGAAGAACCGGCCTGGGGTAACTTTATCAGCCGTTTTGGCTTCAGCAGTGCGGCCTTGCGCCGTCTGGGTGCCGGTGCGCCGGTACAGGTGCTGATGGATGGTATTCAGTGTGGCCAGTACCGCATACGGGTCGATCAGCTGTCGGCGGTGGTGACTATGATCGCCAGCTCGGTGCTGGGCGCGATTTATCTGGTACGCGAAGGTCTGCGCACCTGGCGTGATGCCGGCAGCGACTGCGCCGAACTGGTGCTGCGCGCGCTTGGCCTGAGTGAAGAGCAGGCACGCGCGCTGGCGACCGCCGAGTTGCTGCCGCTGCCCGAGCCACGACTGGGCTGA
- a CDS encoding SLC13 family permease, which yields MDWQGWFSLTLTAAVLLTLIFTSVRPHLAMMAALTLLSVSGVLSSGEALAGFSNSGLITVAAMFVVAAGIHASGGIDILVNRLLGRPLTLRSALLRIFAPVMLLSGFLNNTPVVATMIPAINSWSQKIGINASKLMIPLSYSAILGGTLTLIGTSTNLIVNGQYQSLTGGEGFSLFSITAIGLPVAIIGGLFMWLFFPRMLPQRRSGEGFENLREFTLEVSVASDGPLVGKTVLEAGLRDLERVYLVEIERGATVLTAVSSEERLQGGDRLVFAGDTQAISELLRINGIVPSAMAGELALSQARPERCLVEAVVSPHCAAIGQAIRDARFRDRYGAVVLAVARNGERIPGNLRAIKLQAGDTLLLEARPAFVSRQRFNKDFLLINDLGKETPRHNRAWLSWGILTVVVLAAGLGWISMLNAALIGAGLMLATGCLTLEQAERSVDLTVVITIAASFALGAALQKTGVAAYLAENIVQLSDYRPWLMLILTYVVVSILTEVITNNAAAVLMLPIVLEMTDKAGVAHEPFILVIMMAASASFATPLGYQTNLMVYGPGGYKFRDFLRVGIPMNILVGAATLTILLLFWDI from the coding sequence GTGGACTGGCAAGGCTGGTTTTCTCTCACACTGACCGCAGCGGTGCTGCTGACGCTTATTTTTACTTCGGTACGGCCGCATCTGGCGATGATGGCAGCGTTAACCCTGCTCAGCGTCAGCGGTGTATTAAGCAGTGGTGAGGCGCTGGCGGGTTTCAGTAACAGCGGTCTGATCACCGTGGCGGCCATGTTTGTGGTGGCGGCGGGTATTCATGCCTCCGGTGGTATCGACATTCTGGTCAACCGCTTACTCGGCCGGCCGCTGACCCTGCGTTCGGCGCTGCTGCGCATCTTTGCGCCGGTGATGCTGCTCAGTGGTTTTCTCAATAACACGCCGGTGGTGGCGACCATGATTCCGGCGATTAACAGCTGGTCGCAGAAGATTGGCATTAACGCTTCCAAGCTGATGATTCCGCTCAGCTACAGCGCCATTCTTGGCGGCACCCTGACCCTGATCGGCACCAGCACCAATCTGATTGTGAATGGTCAGTACCAGTCGCTGACCGGTGGTGAAGGCTTTTCGCTGTTTTCTATCACCGCCATTGGTCTGCCGGTCGCCATTATCGGCGGCCTGTTTATGTGGCTGTTTTTTCCGCGCATGTTACCGCAGCGCCGCAGTGGCGAAGGTTTTGAAAACCTGCGCGAATTTACCCTCGAAGTGTCGGTCGCCAGCGATGGTCCATTGGTTGGCAAAACCGTGCTGGAAGCCGGCCTGCGCGATCTCGAGCGGGTCTATCTGGTGGAGATTGAACGCGGCGCCACGGTGCTGACCGCAGTATCCTCCGAAGAGCGGCTGCAGGGCGGCGATCGTCTGGTGTTCGCCGGTGATACCCAGGCCATTTCAGAATTGCTGCGCATTAACGGCATTGTGCCTTCGGCCATGGCCGGTGAGCTGGCGCTGAGTCAGGCGCGGCCGGAGCGCTGCCTGGTTGAGGCGGTGGTGTCACCCCATTGTGCCGCCATTGGCCAGGCGATCCGCGATGCCCGTTTCCGTGACCGTTACGGTGCGGTGGTGCTGGCGGTAGCGCGTAACGGCGAGCGGATTCCGGGTAATCTGCGCGCCATTAAACTGCAGGCCGGTGATACCTTATTGCTGGAAGCGCGCCCGGCCTTTGTCAGTCGTCAGCGTTTTAATAAAGACTTTCTGTTAATTAACGATCTGGGCAAAGAAACCCCGCGCCATAACCGTGCCTGGTTGTCCTGGGGTATTCTGACGGTGGTTGTTCTGGCGGCGGGACTGGGCTGGATTTCGATGTTAAATGCGGCATTAATCGGCGCCGGTTTAATGCTGGCAACCGGCTGTTTAACGCTGGAGCAGGCCGAGCGCAGCGTCGATTTAACCGTGGTCATTACCATTGCCGCGTCTTTTGCCTTAGGCGCCGCGCTGCAGAAAACCGGTGTGGCCGCCTACCTGGCGGAAAATATTGTGCAGCTCAGTGATTACCGCCCGTGGCTGATGCTGATTCTTACCTATGTGGTGGTTTCCATTCTCACCGAGGTGATCACCAATAATGCCGCGGCGGTATTAATGCTGCCCATCGTGCTGGAAATGACCGATAAAGCCGGTGTCGCCCATGAGCCTTTTATTCTGGTGATTATGATGGCGGCCTCGGCCAGCTTCGCCACACCATTGGGCTATCAGACCAACCTGATGGTGTACGGCCCGGGCGGTTATAAATTCCGCGATTTTCTGCGCGTGGGTATTCCGATGAATATTCTGGTGGGCGCAGCAACGCTGACAATTCTGTTGCTGTTCTGGGATATTTAA
- a CDS encoding lipase family alpha/beta hydrolase codes for MLRVRSVRQLLLCCALMLSPFMASAMSSSGNTSGYTQTRHPIMLVQGILAFDNIAGVDYWYKIGTKLQEGGAKVYVAHINAFNNSIDRGEQLIHEMETLKVLHPGIEKFNLIAHSQGGLTARYVMSVRPDLVASVTTVGSPHQGAPIADLLNGVFADDTLLGNLFEVVGNAAGSLIDLLSGDDVPAGDVRSLTTEFTSAGAAAFNQNFPAGLPQTHCGEGPQQVNINGNNIRLYSWGGDANLTNILDPLDYLFATTGLLFGSAGNDGITGRCSNHFGKVLRDNYPLNHADLINQVLGLRGLTATDPLSIYRSHANRLKNAGL; via the coding sequence ATGCTGCGCGTACGTTCTGTCCGTCAACTGCTGCTGTGCTGTGCATTAATGCTGAGCCCATTCATGGCTTCTGCCATGTCTTCTTCCGGCAATACATCCGGTTATACCCAGACCCGTCACCCGATCATGCTGGTGCAGGGCATTCTGGCTTTCGACAATATTGCCGGTGTTGATTATTGGTACAAAATTGGTACGAAATTACAGGAAGGCGGCGCCAAGGTTTATGTCGCCCATATTAATGCCTTTAATAATTCCATCGACCGTGGCGAGCAGCTGATTCATGAAATGGAAACCCTGAAGGTGCTGCATCCGGGAATTGAAAAATTCAATCTGATTGCTCACAGCCAGGGTGGTCTGACTGCGCGTTATGTAATGTCGGTACGTCCGGATCTGGTGGCCTCGGTTACCACCGTTGGTTCACCCCATCAGGGAGCGCCGATTGCCGATTTACTGAATGGTGTTTTTGCCGATGACACGTTGCTGGGTAACCTGTTTGAAGTGGTGGGCAACGCCGCTGGCAGTCTGATCGATTTACTCTCTGGTGATGATGTTCCGGCAGGCGATGTGCGCTCATTAACCACTGAATTTACCAGCGCAGGCGCTGCGGCGTTTAATCAGAATTTTCCCGCCGGTCTGCCACAGACACACTGCGGAGAAGGTCCTCAGCAGGTCAATATTAATGGTAACAACATCCGCCTGTATTCCTGGGGTGGCGATGCCAACCTGACCAATATCCTCGACCCGCTGGATTATTTGTTTGCCACCACCGGCTTACTGTTCGGCAGCGCAGGTAATGATGGTATTACTGGTCGTTGCAGCAACCACTTTGGTAAAGTGCTGCGTGACAATTATCCGCTGAACCATGCCGACCTGATTAATCAGGTACTGGGCTTGCGCGGTTTAACCGCAACGGATCCACTCAGTATTTACCGCAGCCATGCTAATCGACTAAAGAATGCCGGTCTTTAA
- a CDS encoding YDG/SRA domain-containing protein, with protein sequence MRTFGEIDGVSPGDLFDSRESLAKANIHPPLVAGISGGKNEGADSIVLSGGYEDDEDFGSVIIYTGAGGQKNGKQISDQELDGVNLALAKSKIENLPVRVTRGHKHKHELSPTKGYRYAGLYNVESYWYETGKSGYKVWRYRLIAQESLPTTDYIVKEPTGEYDAPGRKSSTVNRIVRNYQKAKNVKSWHDYKCQVCGIAIETSAGFYAEAAHIKPLGEPHNGPDIESNLLCLCPNHHVMFDNGGFAISDKLELIGIEGKLRVVKKHLINIEFIKYHREHYLKNA encoded by the coding sequence ATGCGCACTTTCGGTGAAATAGATGGAGTTAGTCCAGGCGATCTCTTTGATAGTAGAGAATCTTTAGCTAAAGCTAATATTCATCCTCCTTTGGTTGCTGGAATAAGTGGCGGTAAAAACGAAGGAGCTGACTCTATAGTACTTTCTGGTGGGTATGAGGATGACGAAGATTTTGGTAGCGTTATCATTTATACAGGTGCTGGCGGCCAAAAAAATGGTAAACAAATTTCAGATCAAGAGCTAGATGGTGTAAATCTAGCTCTAGCAAAAAGTAAAATAGAAAACCTTCCAGTCCGAGTTACCCGTGGGCATAAACATAAACATGAATTAAGCCCCACAAAAGGTTACCGCTATGCAGGACTATATAATGTTGAAAGCTATTGGTATGAAACAGGAAAGTCTGGTTATAAAGTTTGGAGGTACAGGTTAATTGCTCAGGAGTCTTTACCTACTACTGATTACATAGTTAAAGAGCCAACTGGTGAGTATGATGCACCAGGTAGAAAGTCATCGACAGTTAATCGCATTGTAAGAAACTATCAAAAAGCTAAAAACGTGAAATCTTGGCATGATTATAAATGCCAAGTATGTGGAATAGCGATAGAAACTAGCGCAGGTTTTTATGCAGAAGCAGCCCATATAAAACCTTTAGGGGAACCACATAACGGGCCAGATATAGAAAGTAATCTATTGTGTTTATGTCCTAACCACCATGTTATGTTTGACAATGGCGGCTTTGCTATAAGTGACAAATTAGAGCTCATTGGTATTGAGGGTAAACTTAGAGTCGTAAAAAAACATCTCATTAATATAGAGTTTATTAAATACCATCGAGAGCATTACCTTAAAAATGCATAA
- a CDS encoding acyl-CoA dehydrogenase family protein, translating into MNQIVNPQITDAVTSAANASTEYQQHKSQAETHPVFNQPTALENFNTYTSDIALQYWVKAFGGDWAADKLSAYGERCGGDLIEAGFQANENKPKFYPHDRFGNRVDLAKFHPAYHQLMRTAIEAGVHSLPWTNPQAGAHIARAGMEYMHNQADAGSGCPLTMTFAVIPALRHSPEIAKEWAPKILAPVYDERNVPYFEKQGLTIGMAMTEKQGGSDVRANTTRAYPLNGNGGNGGEYEIVGHKWFCSAPMCDAFLVLAHTDSGLSCFLLPRWRPDGSKNQVYVQRLKDKLGNISNASSEVEFRGAFAWMIGDEGRGVRTIIEMVSMTRFDCMVGSASLMRAALAQAIHHTAGRSAFGNNLHEQPLMQNVLADLALESEAALAMTMRVGYALDHLDDEHENLFARLATAVGKYWICKRAPHFAYEAMECIGGVGYVEDNILPRVYREAPVNAIWEGSGNVQCLDVLRAMSKEPVVVDAFFNELKKAMGQYPAYDQFLLALKEEFADVSTLEYRSRTVVDKLAVALQASVLIQKGEANIADAFVRSRIARNGAFNYGTLETGIDCYSIMKRAQPQL; encoded by the coding sequence ATGAACCAGATCGTTAATCCACAAATTACCGATGCCGTAACCAGTGCCGCTAACGCCAGCACAGAATATCAGCAACATAAGTCCCAGGCAGAAACCCATCCGGTTTTTAACCAGCCAACCGCTCTGGAAAATTTTAATACCTACACCAGTGATATTGCGCTGCAGTATTGGGTAAAGGCATTTGGTGGTGATTGGGCCGCCGATAAGCTGAGCGCTTATGGTGAGCGTTGTGGTGGCGATTTAATTGAGGCGGGTTTTCAGGCCAACGAAAATAAACCGAAGTTTTATCCCCATGACCGCTTCGGTAATCGTGTGGATCTGGCTAAGTTTCATCCGGCGTATCATCAGTTAATGCGCACCGCCATTGAAGCCGGAGTGCACTCCCTGCCGTGGACGAATCCGCAGGCCGGTGCGCATATTGCCCGTGCCGGTATGGAGTATATGCACAACCAGGCCGATGCCGGTTCCGGTTGCCCGCTGACCATGACCTTTGCGGTTATTCCGGCGTTGCGTCACAGCCCGGAAATTGCCAAAGAATGGGCGCCGAAAATTCTGGCACCGGTATATGACGAGCGCAACGTTCCCTATTTTGAAAAGCAGGGTCTGACCATCGGCATGGCGATGACGGAAAAGCAGGGCGGCTCCGATGTACGTGCCAACACTACCCGTGCTTATCCGCTGAATGGTAACGGCGGTAATGGCGGTGAGTACGAAATTGTTGGCCATAAGTGGTTCTGCTCGGCGCCGATGTGCGATGCCTTTTTAGTGCTGGCCCATACCGACAGCGGTTTATCCTGCTTTTTATTACCTCGCTGGCGTCCGGATGGCAGTAAAAACCAGGTGTATGTGCAGCGCTTAAAAGACAAGCTGGGCAATATTTCCAACGCCTCTTCTGAAGTGGAATTCCGCGGTGCTTTTGCCTGGATGATTGGTGATGAAGGCCGCGGTGTACGCACTATTATTGAGATGGTTTCCATGACCCGCTTTGACTGCATGGTGGGTTCGGCATCGCTGATGCGTGCCGCGCTGGCACAGGCTATTCATCACACCGCCGGCCGTTCTGCTTTTGGTAATAATCTGCATGAACAGCCATTAATGCAGAACGTACTGGCGGACCTGGCACTGGAAAGCGAAGCGGCGCTGGCAATGACCATGCGCGTAGGTTATGCACTGGATCATCTGGACGATGAGCACGAAAATTTATTTGCCCGTTTAGCAACGGCAGTGGGGAAATACTGGATCTGCAAACGTGCTCCGCATTTTGCTTATGAAGCAATGGAGTGCATTGGCGGCGTTGGTTATGTCGAAGATAATATTCTGCCGCGGGTTTACCGTGAAGCGCCGGTGAATGCGATCTGGGAAGGCTCGGGCAACGTACAGTGTCTGGATGTGTTGCGTGCCATGAGCAAAGAACCAGTGGTGGTGGATGCCTTCTTTAATGAGCTGAAAAAAGCCATGGGGCAGTACCCGGCTTATGACCAGTTTTTACTGGCATTAAAAGAAGAGTTTGCTGATGTATCAACGCTTGAATATCGCTCGCGCACCGTGGTCGATAAGCTCGCCGTTGCTCTGCAGGCCAGTGTGCTGATTCAGAAAGGAGAGGCGAATATTGCCGATGCTTTTGTACGATCACGCATTGCCCGTAACGGTGCCTTTAACTATGGCACGCTGGAAACCGGCATCGATTGCTACAGCATTATGAAGCGCGCGCAGCCGCAGTTATAA
- a CDS encoding lipase secretion chaperone → MVHSSLRDLFDYYLSTLGERDNLWIDTQVRAALARQLSGQPLAQAEHIWQQYLSYREQLALLPAAAEDASTYQRLQYYFDSRIALQDQIFGHAVAAALFAFDREQDALALQQLQHKEQQDASAANGTEQTLLNAGYQQSWATRQYQQENAKTQQLLAIEQNTYDPAQRFAQRAAIAGEQQAVQLAALDQQRNQWQQQLTAFQQQVQTIKQLQLSADEEQKQIDLQLQQAFPPEQHLRVKALSGLL, encoded by the coding sequence GTGGTACACAGCAGCCTGCGTGATTTATTCGATTATTATCTCAGCACGCTGGGTGAACGCGATAATCTCTGGATTGATACTCAGGTACGTGCAGCCCTTGCCAGGCAATTAAGCGGCCAGCCGCTGGCACAGGCGGAACATATCTGGCAGCAATATCTCAGCTACCGCGAGCAGCTGGCATTACTGCCTGCAGCCGCAGAAGATGCATCAACCTACCAGCGCCTGCAGTATTATTTTGACAGCCGTATTGCCCTGCAGGATCAGATATTCGGCCATGCCGTTGCGGCAGCATTATTTGCCTTTGACCGTGAGCAGGATGCGCTGGCGCTGCAACAGTTGCAGCACAAGGAACAACAAGATGCTTCGGCAGCCAACGGCACTGAGCAGACATTATTAAACGCCGGCTATCAGCAATCGTGGGCTACGCGTCAGTACCAGCAGGAAAATGCAAAAACACAGCAATTACTGGCCATTGAACAAAACACATATGATCCGGCCCAGCGCTTTGCACAACGCGCCGCCATTGCCGGAGAACAGCAGGCGGTACAACTGGCCGCACTGGATCAGCAGCGCAATCAGTGGCAACAACAGTTAACCGCATTTCAGCAGCAGGTGCAGACAATAAAACAGCTGCAATTAAGCGCCGATGAAGAACAGAAACAAATAGACCTGCAATTGCAGCAGGCCTTTCCGCCAGAACAACACTTGCGCGTTAAAGCACTCAGCGGGCTGCTGTAA
- a CDS encoding TetR/AcrR family transcriptional regulator → MAYRETEHTRARKANTRQRLLHAARDLVAEQGFAAATAAAVAERSGVAAGTIYRHFPNKPELVAEVFRYATEHEVAQVAAASESRNVADAYALRLARAVAVFARRALQGPQLAYALIAEPVDPRVEQERLRYRMAYADIFEDLIRDGIASGEFTAQDAAISAAALVGLLSEALIGPLFPGQAKTTSVNELPVAATRAAMTHNEQQQLIQQLCALSLRALGSAEANALAEEISYEPDR, encoded by the coding sequence ATGGCTTACCGCGAAACCGAACACACCCGTGCCCGTAAGGCGAACACCCGCCAGCGCCTGCTGCATGCGGCGCGCGATTTAGTTGCTGAACAGGGCTTTGCTGCAGCGACGGCGGCGGCGGTGGCGGAGCGCTCCGGTGTCGCGGCGGGTACGATTTACCGCCATTTCCCGAATAAACCGGAGCTGGTGGCGGAAGTCTTCCGCTATGCCACCGAACACGAAGTGGCGCAGGTGGCTGCGGCCAGCGAGAGCCGTAATGTGGCCGATGCTTATGCCCTGCGTCTGGCGCGGGCGGTGGCGGTGTTTGCCCGGCGTGCGTTGCAGGGACCGCAGCTGGCCTATGCCTTAATTGCCGAACCGGTTGATCCACGCGTGGAGCAGGAGCGTCTGCGCTATCGCATGGCCTATGCCGATATTTTTGAAGACCTGATCCGCGACGGCATCGCCAGTGGTGAATTTACCGCGCAGGACGCCGCCATCAGTGCTGCGGCTCTGGTCGGTCTGTTAAGCGAAGCGCTAATCGGCCCTTTGTTTCCCGGTCAGGCAAAAACGACCAGCGTGAACGAATTACCTGTGGCGGCAACCCGTGCCGCTATGACCCATAACGAACAACAACAATTAATTCAGCAGCTTTGCGCGCTCAGTCTGCGCGCACTGGGCAGTGCTGAAGCCAATGCTCTTGCCGAGGAAATCAGTTATGAACCAGATCGTTAA
- a CDS encoding MAPEG family protein, giving the protein MLLISGFYIALTALLLLALAYMVVRLRLKHKIGLLDGGEKTIAVAMRAQANALETALPVLLLLMVAELNGAYAAFLHVCGIGFLLSRVLHAWGFNQASGGMHFGRYYGTLLTWIVLLALIVRVLWLSVGGMLGG; this is encoded by the coding sequence ATGTTATTGATCAGTGGTTTTTACATTGCTCTGACCGCTTTACTGCTGCTGGCACTGGCTTATATGGTCGTGCGCCTTCGCCTGAAACATAAAATCGGCCTGCTCGACGGTGGCGAAAAAACCATCGCCGTCGCTATGCGTGCCCAGGCCAATGCGCTGGAAACCGCATTACCGGTTTTACTGTTGCTGATGGTGGCCGAACTGAATGGCGCCTACGCCGCCTTCCTGCATGTATGTGGCATCGGCTTTCTGCTGTCGCGGGTTTTGCACGCCTGGGGATTTAATCAGGCCTCTGGCGGAATGCACTTCGGCCGTTACTACGGCACCCTGCTGACCTGGATTGTATTGCTGGCGCTGATCGTGCGGGTGCTGTGGTTGTCGGTAGGTGGGATGTTGGGGGGATGA